The sequence below is a genomic window from Mycobacterium spongiae.
GCACCACCGGCGCCACCGTCACCACCGAGACTGAACAGGGATCCGGTCCCGTCGCCGCCGGCACCGCCGGCACCGCCGGTGGCATCGCCCGCTCCGCCCGCGCCCCCGGCGCCGCCCACGCCAAACAACGGACCGTTTCCGGCGCCACCGGCTCCGCCGTCGCCACCGGTTGCGCCTGATCCACCGGCACCGCCGGCCCCCCCGATTCCCACGCCGCTGCTGGCGCCGCCGGCACCGCCGGTGCCCCCGGTTCCAGCGGGAGCGAAACCGCCAGCACCGCCATTGCCGCCCCAGCCGAACAAGGGGGCGGCGCCGCCGGCCCCACCAGCACCAGCTATGCCGGCAGCGGCCAGCGAACCTCCGGCGCCGCCATTGCCGCCGTTGCCGAGCAGCCATCCGCCGCGGCCGCCGGCCCCGCCGGCCCCGCCGTCGAAGCCATTTCCGCCGGCCCCGCCGCTGCCGATCAGGCCGGCTTCGCCGCCATTACCGCCGTTGGCGGTGGCCCCGCTGGTGAAGCTAAAGCCGTTGCCGCCGTTGCCGAACAAGAAGCCACCCGCGCCGCCGTTGGGGCTTGCGGCCGTCCCGTTGGCTCCGTTGCCGATCAGCGGGCGTCCGAACAGCGCCTGTGTGGGCGCATTGATCACACCCAACACGCTGTTTTCCACCGCTTGGGCGGCGTTGGCCGCCTCGGCGCTCGCGTATGCGCCGCCGGAGGCGGTCAATGTTTGGACAAAGCTTTGATGAAGCGCCGCAGCTTGAGCGCTCAGCGACTGGTACTGCTGCGCGTAGCCCGAAAATATCGACGCAACTGCCGCTGACACCTCGTCGGCACCGGCGGCCAGCACCCCGGTCGTCGATGCTGCTGCCGCCGCGTTTGCCGCATTGAGCGTGGTACCGACGGCTTCAATACTCTGCGCCGCCGTCGCCAGTACCTCCGGAGCTGCGATCACAAACGACATCAAAACCCTCCGCTCATCGGGCCGTAACGTTCGGTCGTAGGAAGTCTGACAGCGAAAGTCCGCCTGTTATCGCGTTTGCGAGAAATTCATAGACGCCACCTAAGTGCCAGGGCGCGTCCACGTCGCAACACTCACGCCTGATCCGGGATTGCTGTGCGGCAATCTGGATACCCAGCATCTCAGCGTGGGAACGCCTGAAACCCGGGCCGCTGGTGGTGGCGCTATTCGGCGAATGGTGGCGGGGGATCGTTGTTGCTGGCGCCGCGCCACTGTAGGGCATTCAACGCTACGGCAACTTCGAGGGCGTTGTCATCGAGGGATCGGGGCAGGAGTCGCTGGGCGGTCTCGAGTCGGTGCACCAGGGAGTTGCGGTGCATATGAAGCTGGTGGGCGGCGCGTGAGACGTTGCAATTTCGTTTGATGAAGGTTCGCATCGCGAGGTGCAGCTCTGGGCTGGCCGCCTCAAAGTCCCCGAGGGTGTTCTTGATGAAGTCGTTTGCACCGTCGAAGTTTTCAGTAAGCAGCGCAACCATTTCGACGTCGGGGAAAGAGGCCACTCGATGGGGTGATCGGAGTCGGATCAGCATCTGTCGGGTGGCGTGAGCATCGAGGTGGCTGCGACGGAACCCCTCGATTCCCGGCGCGGGCGCTCCGATGGCGACACGTACGTGTGGTGTGTCGGCGAGTGCTTCGTGGATCTGGTCGCTGTCCAACGCTGCGGCGTCGTTGACCCACACCCAGCGGGTGTCAACCCCGGCTATCACCGTGAGCGGGCGCGGGCAGCCGAGGGCATGGCCGAATGCCGCAGCGGCATCGTCGAGGTAGCGGTGGTCGGCATCGTGCTGGTCGCTCCAGAGAATCGCGGCAACATGTGATCGGTCGAGTGGGTAGTCCAAGCGGGCTTGGGCATGCTCGCGGTCCAGGGGCGCACGGTCGAGGATGAGATCGGCAATTTGACGGCGCTCGGCGGCGATGTTGCGGGTCAGCTCGTCGTGCTCTAACTCCATTTGCGCGGTAATGCCCGCAAGGGTGGCGTCGATGAATGTACTGACTGACCTAAACGGCACGTCGAGCAATCCGTGCAGCTCGTCAGGATCTGTGGTGAGGCTGAACGCGATCTCCGTCCAGCGCTGCCAGGCCACGTTTTGTCCGATCCGATAGATGTCAATAGTCAGCCGTTCCAGGCCGAGGCGCATCAGCTCTCGGGCCATTCGCAACGGCTGGATGCCCAGATTTGGGGCCACCGGTTCACCGGGGTTTCGTAAGTGGGAGAGCGCGAAGTGGTGCAAGTTGGCACGGTTGGCGCGGCTGATGACTTTCGCCAGTTCAGCGCGCTCGGGAATGGGTGGGGTGGCGGCCAGCGTGGCTTGGTCGTATTCCTCGAGCCATTCGTGGCTGGGCTCGAGGGCAATGCGCGCTGCTTCGCGGATCAGCTCCCTCACCCGCGGCGAAGGCTCCCGCGATACCACACGCCGAGCCTAGGGCACATCAAGTCCCGCGCACATGTCAATTTCGCTATGAATTGTTCCCGATTCGCGCAATCTTGCCCTCGATTCGACGCCATTCAAAACGGGACTATTCACGCAACGGTGCGGCGCTGGACATGAATCAGGCGTAGGCACCCGCCGGCTCGGATTCGGCATGTTTTTCTGCTTCGCCCCGGGCTGGATTTCTTGATTCGCTGGAGGTGCGGAATGTCGTTGGTGATTGTGGCGCCGGAGCTGGTGGTGGCAGCGGCGGCGGACTTGGCGGGTATTGGGTCGACGATCAGCGCGGCCAATGCGGCTGCAGCGGGTTCGACCACGACGGTGTTGGCGGCGGGGGCCGATGAGGTGTCGGCGGCGATTG
It includes:
- a CDS encoding PE family protein; protein product: MSFVIAAPEVLATAAQSIEAVGTTLNAANAAAAASTTGVLAAGADEVSAAVASIFSGYAQQYQSLSAQAAALHQSFVQTLTASGGAYASAEAANAAQAVENSVLGVINAPTQALFGRPLIGNGANGTAASPNGGAGGFLFGNGGNGFSFTSGATANGGNGGEAGLIGSGGAGGNGFDGGAGGAGGRGGWLLGNGGNGGAGGSLAAAGIAGAGGAGGAAPLFGWGGNGGAGGFAPAGTGGTGGAGGASSGVGIGGAGGAGGSGATGGDGGAGGAGNGPLFGVGGAGGAGGAGDATGGAGGAGGDGTGSLFSLGGDGGAGGAATGLSGAGGDGGGGGNAGGVSGYSQAGAGGVGGVGGTVSGSGGTGGSGGLGGTTGVLLGVAVAGDGGLGGVAEFAGTGGAGGTGAALVGMGVGGLGGIGGFGSTAGGAGGSGGQGAALVGPAFGGAGGFGGDSLAGTGGNGGDGGDAGGLLSFAVAGDGGNAGAGGVLANGGNGGNVGVISDGTFTPALFGNGGNGGNGINGGTGGTGGTGGILIGNDGANGSS
- a CDS encoding PucR family transcriptional regulator → MVSREPSPRVRELIREAARIALEPSHEWLEEYDQATLAATPPIPERAELAKVISRANRANLHHFALSHLRNPGEPVAPNLGIQPLRMARELMRLGLERLTIDIYRIGQNVAWQRWTEIAFSLTTDPDELHGLLDVPFRSVSTFIDATLAGITAQMELEHDELTRNIAAERRQIADLILDRAPLDREHAQARLDYPLDRSHVAAILWSDQHDADHRYLDDAAAAFGHALGCPRPLTVIAGVDTRWVWVNDAAALDSDQIHEALADTPHVRVAIGAPAPGIEGFRRSHLDAHATRQMLIRLRSPHRVASFPDVEMVALLTENFDGANDFIKNTLGDFEAASPELHLAMRTFIKRNCNVSRAAHQLHMHRNSLVHRLETAQRLLPRSLDDNALEVAVALNALQWRGASNNDPPPPFAE